A genomic region of Cyprinus carpio isolate SPL01 chromosome B11, ASM1834038v1, whole genome shotgun sequence contains the following coding sequences:
- the nacc1b gene encoding nucleus accumbens-associated protein 1 isoform X1: MAARREKESDSSIETLSNRSQARGLCSAGLYDMAQMLQMAIPNFGNNVLECLNEQRLQGLYCDVSVVVKGHTFKAHRAVLAASSSYFRDMFNSGSKSSVVELPPAVQPQSFQQILSFCYTGRLSMNLGDQFLLMYTAGFLQIQQIMEKGTEFFLKVSSPSCDSQGLHTEETPPSEPQSPVTQTGSGTVGGGAVPTATARPASCLTPLPLVSRVKTEQQPQAQQPQQEASSYSVVCTPVAKRLWEGGSREGGGGSGGGGGMRKAARYSQEVSRGTGGAPPQSAALLGGSGTTHSNNNSNNNNNNSSSTPEGTSPATPSMYTSDSPISYHDDDEEEEITDETTEEQYRQICNMYTMYSMLNVGATASERVESLPDHLTVESRGRGVRVRQDLASLPTELIAQIGNRCHPKLYEEGDPAEKLELVTSTSVFISRAQLMNCHVSAGTRHKVLLRRLLAAFFDRSTLANSCGTGIRSSTNDPNRKPLDSRVLHAVKFYCQNFAPSFKESEMNAIAADMCTNARRVVRKSWIPKLKLLMAESDAYANFLPDAAKMESDGLAVEHAFETGSLEGGTASESGQSSTDALQGVSGDGNNLF, translated from the exons aCTCTGTAGTGCCGGGCTTTACGACATGGCTCAGATGCTGCAGATGGCGATTCCCAACTTTGGCAACAATGTCTTGGAGTGTCTTAACGAGCAGAGACTTCAGGGACTGTACTGTGATGTGTCAGTGGTGGTGAAGGGTCACACATTTAAAGCCCACCGGGCAGTGCTGGCTGCCAGCAGCTCCTACTTTCGAGATATGTTCAATTCGGGAAGTAAGAGCTCTGTCGTGGAGTTACCACCAGCAGTCCAGCCTCAGAGCTTCCAGCAGATCCTTTCCTTCTGTTACACCGGCCGACTTAGCATGAATTTGGGTGATCAGTTTCTCTTAATGTACACAGCAGGATTCCTACAGATTCAGCAGATTATGGAAAAAGGCACAGAGTTCTTCCTAAAGGTCAGCTCACCAAGTTGTGACTCACAGGGCCTTCACACAGAAGAAACACCACCCTCAGAACCCCAGAGCCCTGTTACTCAAACTGGAAGTGGTACTGTAGGAGGGGGTGCAGTCCCCACAGCAACAGCTCGACCTGCTTCCTGCCTAACACCCCTTCCATTGGTGTCAAGAGTGAAGACAGAGCAGCAACCTCAGGCACAGCAGCCCCAACAAGAAGCATCATCATATTCAGTGGTTTGCACTCCAGTTGCTAAGCGTCTTTGGGAGGGAGGTAGCCGTGAAGGAGGTGGAGGATCAGGAGGAGGGGGAGGTATGAGGAAAGCAGCCCGCTATTCGCAGGAGGTGTCACGGGGCACAGGAGGGGCACCACCTCAAAGTGCAGCCTTATTGGGTGGAAGTGGTACCACTcatagcaacaacaacagcaacaacaataacaacaacagcagtaGCACACCGGAAGGCACCAGCCCAGCCACACCCAGCATGTACACCAGTGATTCGCCGATCTCTTACCATGAcgatgatgaagaagaggaaaTCACAGACGAAACCACAGAAGAACAGTACAGACAAATCTGTAATATGTACACTATGTACAGCATGTTGAATGTAGGGGCAACGG CCAGCGAACGAGTGGAATCACTACCAGACCACCTCACAGTTGAATCAAGGGGAAGAGGAGTTCGAGTGAGGCAAGATCTGGCTTCTCTTCCCACTGAGCTCATTGCACAGATCGGAAACCGCTGTCATCCTAAACTCTATGAAGAAGGTGACCCTGCTGAGAAACTGGAGCTAGTAACAAGCACCAGTGTTTTTATTTCTCGTGCTCAGCTGATGAACTGCCACGTTAGTGCGGGCACACGCCACAAAGTGTTGCTCAGGCGGCTCCTTGCTGCCTTTTTTGACCG AAGCACCCTTGCAAACAGCTGTGGGACAGGCATTCGGTCCTCCACAAATGACCCCAACCGCAAGCCACTCGACAGTCGGGTTCTCCATGCTGTTAAGT TTTACTGCCAGAACTTTGCTCCTAGTTTCAAAGAGAGTGAAATGAATGCGATTGCTGCAGATATGTGCACTAATGCACGGCGCGTGGTACGCAAGAGCTGGATTCCGAAACTGAAGCTTCTGATGGCAGAAAGTGATGCTTATGCCAACTTTCTGCCGGACGCTGCCAAAATGGAGTCTGATGGCTTGGCTGTGGAGCACGCTTTTGAAACAGGATCCCTAGAAGGTGGTACAGCCTCTGAATCTGGCCAGTCATCTACAGATGCCCTGCAAGGTGTGAGTGGGGACGGTAACAACTTGTTTTAG
- the nacc1b gene encoding nucleus accumbens-associated protein 1 isoform X2, which produces MAQMLQMAIPNFGNNVLECLNEQRLQGLYCDVSVVVKGHTFKAHRAVLAASSSYFRDMFNSGSKSSVVELPPAVQPQSFQQILSFCYTGRLSMNLGDQFLLMYTAGFLQIQQIMEKGTEFFLKVSSPSCDSQGLHTEETPPSEPQSPVTQTGSGTVGGGAVPTATARPASCLTPLPLVSRVKTEQQPQAQQPQQEASSYSVVCTPVAKRLWEGGSREGGGGSGGGGGMRKAARYSQEVSRGTGGAPPQSAALLGGSGTTHSNNNSNNNNNNSSSTPEGTSPATPSMYTSDSPISYHDDDEEEEITDETTEEQYRQICNMYTMYSMLNVGATASERVESLPDHLTVESRGRGVRVRQDLASLPTELIAQIGNRCHPKLYEEGDPAEKLELVTSTSVFISRAQLMNCHVSAGTRHKVLLRRLLAAFFDRSTLANSCGTGIRSSTNDPNRKPLDSRVLHAVKFYCQNFAPSFKESEMNAIAADMCTNARRVVRKSWIPKLKLLMAESDAYANFLPDAAKMESDGLAVEHAFETGSLEGGTASESGQSSTDALQGVSGDGNNLF; this is translated from the exons ATGGCTCAGATGCTGCAGATGGCGATTCCCAACTTTGGCAACAATGTCTTGGAGTGTCTTAACGAGCAGAGACTTCAGGGACTGTACTGTGATGTGTCAGTGGTGGTGAAGGGTCACACATTTAAAGCCCACCGGGCAGTGCTGGCTGCCAGCAGCTCCTACTTTCGAGATATGTTCAATTCGGGAAGTAAGAGCTCTGTCGTGGAGTTACCACCAGCAGTCCAGCCTCAGAGCTTCCAGCAGATCCTTTCCTTCTGTTACACCGGCCGACTTAGCATGAATTTGGGTGATCAGTTTCTCTTAATGTACACAGCAGGATTCCTACAGATTCAGCAGATTATGGAAAAAGGCACAGAGTTCTTCCTAAAGGTCAGCTCACCAAGTTGTGACTCACAGGGCCTTCACACAGAAGAAACACCACCCTCAGAACCCCAGAGCCCTGTTACTCAAACTGGAAGTGGTACTGTAGGAGGGGGTGCAGTCCCCACAGCAACAGCTCGACCTGCTTCCTGCCTAACACCCCTTCCATTGGTGTCAAGAGTGAAGACAGAGCAGCAACCTCAGGCACAGCAGCCCCAACAAGAAGCATCATCATATTCAGTGGTTTGCACTCCAGTTGCTAAGCGTCTTTGGGAGGGAGGTAGCCGTGAAGGAGGTGGAGGATCAGGAGGAGGGGGAGGTATGAGGAAAGCAGCCCGCTATTCGCAGGAGGTGTCACGGGGCACAGGAGGGGCACCACCTCAAAGTGCAGCCTTATTGGGTGGAAGTGGTACCACTcatagcaacaacaacagcaacaacaataacaacaacagcagtaGCACACCGGAAGGCACCAGCCCAGCCACACCCAGCATGTACACCAGTGATTCGCCGATCTCTTACCATGAcgatgatgaagaagaggaaaTCACAGACGAAACCACAGAAGAACAGTACAGACAAATCTGTAATATGTACACTATGTACAGCATGTTGAATGTAGGGGCAACGG CCAGCGAACGAGTGGAATCACTACCAGACCACCTCACAGTTGAATCAAGGGGAAGAGGAGTTCGAGTGAGGCAAGATCTGGCTTCTCTTCCCACTGAGCTCATTGCACAGATCGGAAACCGCTGTCATCCTAAACTCTATGAAGAAGGTGACCCTGCTGAGAAACTGGAGCTAGTAACAAGCACCAGTGTTTTTATTTCTCGTGCTCAGCTGATGAACTGCCACGTTAGTGCGGGCACACGCCACAAAGTGTTGCTCAGGCGGCTCCTTGCTGCCTTTTTTGACCG AAGCACCCTTGCAAACAGCTGTGGGACAGGCATTCGGTCCTCCACAAATGACCCCAACCGCAAGCCACTCGACAGTCGGGTTCTCCATGCTGTTAAGT TTTACTGCCAGAACTTTGCTCCTAGTTTCAAAGAGAGTGAAATGAATGCGATTGCTGCAGATATGTGCACTAATGCACGGCGCGTGGTACGCAAGAGCTGGATTCCGAAACTGAAGCTTCTGATGGCAGAAAGTGATGCTTATGCCAACTTTCTGCCGGACGCTGCCAAAATGGAGTCTGATGGCTTGGCTGTGGAGCACGCTTTTGAAACAGGATCCCTAGAAGGTGGTACAGCCTCTGAATCTGGCCAGTCATCTACAGATGCCCTGCAAGGTGTGAGTGGGGACGGTAACAACTTGTTTTAG